In Paenibacillus sp. 1781tsa1, one DNA window encodes the following:
- a CDS encoding L,D-transpeptidase produces the protein MPDYRIIVDLSDHMLYLLDGNQVIKGYPVGTGKMLTQSPNGDFTIINKQSNPGGPFGVLWMGLSAPHYGIHGTNEPWSIGKSVSHGCIRMYNSDVLDLSSKVSVGTRVTIRP, from the coding sequence ATGCCAGATTACAGGATTATTGTAGATCTGTCTGACCACATGTTATATCTTCTGGATGGCAATCAGGTGATTAAGGGCTATCCTGTGGGCACCGGCAAGATGCTCACGCAGAGTCCAAACGGGGATTTCACGATTATTAACAAACAATCCAATCCAGGTGGGCCGTTTGGCGTGTTGTGGATGGGACTGTCAGCTCCCCATTATGGCATACATGGAACCAATGAGCCTTGGTCCATTGGCAAGTCTGTCTCCCATGGTTGTATACGCATGTACAACTCGGATGTATTGGATCTGTCTTCCAAGGTATCTGTAGGCACAAGAGTAACGATCCGGCCGTAG
- a CDS encoding GNAT family N-acetyltransferase, which yields MLIRQAREGDAQGIAHVHTESWKTTYRGIVPDDFLDHLTIESRLSQWEKTIRSGEKNQILVVAEQDHGNIVGFACGGKEREGKLPYDGELYAIYLLKEVQQTGIGRQLATHVVNDLQTHNMKRLIIWALERNSACRFYEKMGGTPVKTQSIRIGGQDLIEIGYGWEDLSLFGEKSLPDR from the coding sequence ATGTTAATCCGGCAGGCGCGTGAAGGGGATGCGCAAGGGATAGCCCATGTACATACGGAGAGTTGGAAAACAACGTATCGGGGAATTGTGCCCGACGATTTTTTGGATCATTTGACTATAGAATCAAGATTGTCGCAGTGGGAGAAGACCATTCGTTCTGGCGAAAAGAATCAGATCTTGGTGGTAGCTGAACAGGATCACGGGAACATTGTCGGATTTGCTTGTGGGGGTAAGGAGCGTGAAGGCAAATTACCTTATGATGGAGAGTTGTACGCTATATATTTGCTGAAGGAAGTGCAACAAACGGGGATAGGTCGGCAACTGGCGACACATGTCGTTAATGATCTGCAGACCCACAATATGAAACGTTTGATCATATGGGCTTTGGAGCGTAATTCAGCTTGTCGCTTCTATGAAAAGATGGGAGGAACTCCAGTTAAGACACAGTCCATCCGCATTGGTGGTCAAGATCTGATTGAAATTGGCTACGGATGGGAAGACTTGAGCCTCTTTGGAGAGAAGAGCCTGCCCGATCGATGA
- a CDS encoding aldehyde dehydrogenase family protein, with the protein MTLMDTEHITWTKQYINGKWVDGSGEKTMENINPYTGEVIATWRSSNKQDIDKAYESAQKNSIEWAKSLPAVKEEVLRKVSSLMAERKEDIIQLLITESGSTRIKSEAEFAAAKRIVDEAASFPYRMKGEIIPSNTPGKENRVVREPKGVIGVIGPWNFPLHLCLRSVAPAIALGNGVVIKPASDTPITAGWLIADLFEQAGLPEGVLNVVAGSGSEIGDYFVAHPVPKVISFTGSTEVGQGIGKLAGEHLKETALELGGNNAMVVLEDADIERAVEAAVFGKFLHQGQICMALNRIIVHADIYDRFVDSFVAKTKNVQAGDPADAKTLVGPLIREKEVTRLMELVNKAKAEGARLLLGGDSKGSVLSPTVLTDVKPEQDIVQQELFGPVAVIMKAHDEHEAVRLANDTPYGLSGSVFTTDLNRGYQVAQRIESGMVHVNDQSVNDEAHVMFGGEKASGIGRFGGDWAIEKFTRTRWISIQHQYREYPGVK; encoded by the coding sequence ATGACTTTAATGGACACCGAACATATAACATGGACGAAACAATATATTAATGGCAAATGGGTAGATGGCTCCGGTGAGAAAACAATGGAGAATATCAACCCTTATACGGGAGAAGTTATTGCCACATGGCGCTCTTCCAATAAGCAAGACATAGATAAAGCTTATGAGTCTGCTCAGAAAAATTCGATTGAGTGGGCGAAGTCATTACCTGCTGTGAAAGAAGAGGTACTGCGGAAAGTTTCATCTCTGATGGCAGAGCGAAAAGAGGATATCATTCAACTGTTGATCACAGAATCCGGGAGTACCCGAATCAAATCGGAGGCGGAGTTTGCAGCGGCTAAACGCATTGTGGATGAAGCAGCATCTTTTCCTTATCGTATGAAGGGTGAGATTATCCCGTCTAATACCCCTGGCAAAGAGAACCGTGTGGTTCGAGAGCCGAAGGGAGTGATCGGTGTCATCGGGCCATGGAATTTCCCTTTGCATCTATGCCTTCGATCCGTAGCTCCAGCGATTGCGCTCGGCAATGGTGTGGTGATTAAACCGGCATCGGATACTCCGATTACGGCAGGTTGGCTCATCGCCGATTTGTTCGAACAAGCCGGTCTGCCTGAGGGCGTGCTAAATGTCGTTGCTGGAAGTGGCAGTGAGATCGGGGATTACTTTGTCGCTCATCCGGTTCCCAAAGTAATTTCATTCACGGGTTCCACAGAAGTTGGACAGGGGATCGGTAAATTGGCGGGTGAACATTTAAAAGAAACGGCACTGGAACTAGGCGGCAACAACGCCATGGTTGTGCTGGAAGATGCGGACATTGAACGTGCTGTTGAAGCCGCGGTCTTTGGCAAGTTTCTGCATCAGGGGCAGATCTGTATGGCTCTGAATCGTATCATTGTGCATGCTGATATTTACGACAGATTCGTCGATTCATTTGTTGCCAAAACGAAGAATGTGCAGGCAGGTGATCCGGCAGATGCCAAAACACTCGTGGGTCCTCTCATTCGGGAAAAAGAAGTAACACGATTGATGGAGCTTGTGAACAAAGCCAAGGCCGAAGGCGCACGGTTATTACTCGGTGGAGACAGTAAAGGCAGTGTGTTGTCTCCTACGGTACTTACCGATGTTAAACCTGAACAAGATATCGTGCAGCAGGAATTGTTTGGCCCAGTGGCAGTAATCATGAAGGCTCATGATGAGCATGAAGCTGTACGTTTGGCGAATGATACTCCTTATGGACTTAGTGGTTCCGTATTCACCACAGATCTGAATCGAGGCTATCAGGTTGCCCAGCGCATTGAATCTGGTATGGTACATGTAAATGATCAGTCTGTGAACGATGAAGCGCATGTGATGTTTGGCGGTGAAAAAGCTTCGGGGATTGGACGTTTCGGTGGTGATTGGGCAATTGAGAAGTTTACACGTACTCGCTGGATCAGCATTCAGCACCAATATCGGGAATATCCGGGAGTGAAATAA